In Mauremys reevesii isolate NIE-2019 linkage group 13, ASM1616193v1, whole genome shotgun sequence, the sequence AATGATCCACCCActgttgcccatttccagcttctggcaaacagaggctagggacaccatcccttcccatcctggcaaatagccattgatggagctccATTAaaatatctaattcttttttgaaccctgttattatagaatcatagaatcatagaagattagtgctggaaaagacctcaggaggtcatctagtccaaccccctgctcaaagcaggaccaaaaccaactaaatcatcccagccagggctttgtcaagctgggccttaaaaacctctaagtgcCTGAGGGGCGTTAGAGACTCTTGCCAGTGTCCCTCCCATCGCTAATTCCCTAGTGACAGACGGCATGACCTAGGACTGCCAGTGAGGCAGTAGCTCCCCACCGCCCCCTAGCAGCTCGGTGGGCCAACTGACACAGGTCACAgggggatagaaagctggctacatcagcgggctcaatgggtaatgatcaatggctccatgtttagctggcagccggtatcaagcggagtgccccaagcgTTGGTCcttgggccggttttgttcaatatattcattaatgataAAGAGGATCGTGTGGACTGCAcgctcagcaagtttgcagatgacactaaactgggaggagtggtagatatgcatgagtcaacagtgtgcccttgttgccatgaAGGCTAGCGGCATCTTGGACTGTATAAATAGGGatactgccagcagattgagggacaagattattcccctctattcggcattggtgaggcctcatctggagtactgtgtccagttttgggcctcacacttcaagaaagatgtggaaaaattggaactagtccagtggagggcaacaaaaatgattagggggctggagcacatgacttatgaggagaggctgagggaactgggattatttagtctgcagaagagatggatgaggagggatttgatagctgctttcaactacctgaaagggggttccaaagaggttggatctagactgttctcagtggtagcagatgacagaacaaggagtaatggtctcaagttgcaatgggggaggtttaggctggatattaggaaaaactttttcactaggagggtggtgaagcactggaaagggTTACTTAGGCaggtgaggtcccttccaaccctgatattctatgactctatgatgcCTGTTAATTTCCATGAGTAACTCCTGGTTCTTATGTTAAGTGAAAGAATATATaagacttccttatttactttctccacaccattcatgatttttctagacctctatcatatcctcccttagtgctctcttttcaagctgaaaagtcctttttaatctctccttatatggaaactATTTCTAATCATTTTGGTTTCCCTTCACTTTTTCTTTCCCaattctaaaatatcttttttgaaatggggtgagCAGAATTGCattcagtattcaagatatggcatgccatggatttatatagaggcaatatcgtattttctgtcttagtatccacccctttcttaatgattccaaacattcTTTACTCTTTTTTGattgcagctgcacattgagtggatgttttcagagaactatccacaatgactccaagatctctttcttgagtggtaacatgTAATTTAGTCCCCATCAttggtatgtatagttgggattatattttccagtgtgtattgttttgcatttatcaacattcaatTTCATATGCCCTTTtggtgcccagtcacccagttttgtgaggtccttttgtaactcttcgcagtctgctttggacctatcttgaataattttgtatcatctgcaaattttgccaccttaatttttacccctttttccagatcatttatgagtatgttaaACAGCCCTGGCCCCAGTAGAGACCCcaggggacatcactatttacctctctccattctgaaaactgaccatttattcttacctttttttccctatcttttaaccagttagtgatgtatgagaggaccttcctgtTTGTCCCAgggctgcttactttgcttaagatccTTTGGTGAgagaacttgtcaaaggctttctgaaagtctaagtacactaaATCCACCggatcacccttgttcacatgcttgttgacctccacaaagaattctaatagatcggTGAGACatgatgtccctttaaaaaagccatattgactcttccccaacaaatcatgttcatatATATGTCTGACAATTCTCTTTACCATAATTTCAACCTATTTCCCTGGTTCTGAAGTTtggtttaccagcctgtaattgccagtatctcttctggagcctttttttttttaaataagtgtcaGATTATCTATtctcagtcatctggtgcaggagctgatttaaatgataccACACAGAGTCATTTTGTAATATCATATTGGAATTCCTTCCAAACTCTTGGATTAATATAATCTGGTCCTGTTGATTTACTAGTGTTTAATGTATCAATATCCAAAACCTCCCCTATTGACACcccaatctgtgacagttcctcagatttctcacctaaaaagaatggcttatgcatgaggaatctccctcacattctctaCAGTGAAGACTGAAGAAAACAATTCATTTAATGTCTCCACAATGGCCATATTTttcttgaatgctcctttagcacctccatCATCCAGTGGCCCAACTGACTGTTTAGTAAGCTTCCTGATTCTTAGGCATTTAAACATATTTTTGCTCTTATATTTTGACTAATTTGCTCTTTagattctttttcttttcttttcttttctttttgggggaggggatgagggaggcttcctaattatatttttacacttgtcTTGCTAGAGTTagtgctcttttctattttcctcagtaggatttaacttccaattttaATAGGATTTCTTCTTGTCTCTAACAATatgttttacttttttgtttagccatggtggcatgttTTGATCCTGTcactatttttgtttaatttgggctaaatatttaatttaagCCTTTATtctgatgttttttaaaaagtttccatgaagttttcaggcatttcactttggggactgttccttttaattttcaattaactagcttcctcatttctgTGCATTCCCCTTTTCTAAActtaaatgctactgtgatggGCTTCTTTGATTTTTGTCACCACACAAGGCTGTTAAATTTATTAATTTAGGTcgctattaccaagcagttcagctacagttacctcttggaccagatcctgtgctccacttaggagtGAAtcagaattgcctctcctcttgtgggttccaggactagcagctccaagaagcagtcatttacggtgtcaagaaattttatcACTTCATCCTGTCCttaggtgacatgtacccagtcaatatggggatagttgaactaccccattattattattgagggttttatttatttttttaattttaatctccctgagcatttcacaatcaccatcactaTTATCATCCTTGTCAGGcggtcagtaatatatccctactgctatattcttattattagagcatgaaacTACTATCCATAGATactctatggtacagtttggttcctttaagatttttactttatttgattctagactttctttcacatatagtgccactcccacaACAGCATGCCCTACTCTGTTGTTCttatatattttgtatcctggtattatagtgtcccattgattatcatcattccaccaagtttctgtgatgtacctgttggctttcccaaacccttagtttaaaaactcctctacaaccttttaaaattttaaatgccAGCAATCTAGTTCCATTTCTGTTTAGGTGGTGCCCGTCCTTCTGTAAAGGCGCCTCCTTCCACAAAAtattccccagttcctaataaaacTAATCCCCTCCTTTCTGTACTATTGTTTAATCCATGCAAAGAGATCCTGCAGTTCCATTGTGCAAATAGCCCTGAATGTGTAACTGGAAGCATATCAAAGAATGCTCTCATGAAGGTCCCtgactttaatctcttacttaGCTGTCTAAATTTGGTCTCCAGGACCGCTCTCTTATCTTttcctatgtcactggtacctacatgtaccatgaccgctagctcctccccagcactacacataagtctatctagaggtCTTCAGAGACCTGCAACCTTCGCACCTAGCAAGCAattcaccatgcggttctcccagtcatctcAAACTGTGCTATCTATATTTTTAACCAAATAATTCCCCATTACTGTTACCTGGCTCTTTCTAGTAACTGTGGATCCTTCCCTAGGACAGGTTTtctcagtgcaagaggatactaccatgacatcatctggagaGAAGGTCTCAACTATGGAACAGTTTCTTTCTGTTCCACTTTGGTGTTCCCCTTCCCtgggactttcatcctcctcaacagcacagaggctgtcagaccaggGGTTGGGACTGTTCTATTGTGCCCTGGAAAGTCTTCTCTGTGTCCCTTTTCTGTCTtccttagctcctccagctcaGACACTCTGGTCTCCAGAGCCTGTTctcggtctctgagggccaggaagTCCTTGCACAAAATGTGCAAATATAccacctgcccacaaggcaggtaatcaAACATGCTGCATTATATGGAATTAACTGGATAGCTCCTATTCTGCTGTTGGACCTCTGCCTacattctctttttcctctttcagCTTTTTTTGTTAGATATTGTTTCTTTGTGGTTTTTTTGgaaggaaggaggcaggggaggttTATTGCCCTATGTTTAAAGAATGTTAATCAGGTGTATCTAGCTCTTCCACTCCCTCTCTAAACTCCCTCAGAAAACTCCCATTAGCTAATTCTGGTCATGAATTCCTCCAATCACTTAGGCGCTGGCTTTCTAAACCCCTGTTCTCCTGagtagccctgccccctgcttacGGCTTAATGGGTGCTAAAGGGCTTAGGGATCAAAGCCTCATTAAAGAGCTCTCAGCCTTGGGTTTGGGAATGGCCACTAGGCTCAGCACATGGCTTCCCCAAAAAGACCACACTATAACTTCAGTCAAGCAACAATCacacaacaaacaaacagacaaactcACCACTTTGGATTAATGAATGTCCCTATAGGTTTATTTGTTGGGACAATTTCAATTATTAGTCAAGAGGAAAACCCAACTTCAAACAGAACATCCTGGACCAGTTCCCTTCTCAAAACAGACACCGGATTGTTATGATTGGATCGAACTTCTAATCCCTTGTGCTGCTGGGCACTTGGATATGGGTAATGGATGGTCAATGTTCTTAGATATGGATCTCGACGGTCCCAGCGTTCCACGACATTCAGTGTTGATGGCCCTTGATAGCATTGTCACTGCAACCGAGGTATGGCTTCCCCATGACCCATTCCATATTTCCTTTTCCGAAAGAGTTGATCTGATCCAGAATGATAATTTCAATTATAAATGAAatgtataaaaatattaaacagacAAAGACATGTTCCCCAAAATATCACAGCAACCTTAGCCAAGGAAGCAATGGCAGACCTCCTTAATCTAATGATCCATCCTACGTTCTTTCACATGGTAGCTCAGGGCCAGATGTTCAAAAGGGACAGAGAGTCCAATCTGCAGTTGTAGGTGCatagaaaaatttaaaaaactggcCTTGGGCACTTTGGAAAATATTACCCATAAATCTTAGGCGCTGAATAGCTCTCAAAAAGAAGGTGGCAAATACTTGCAAAGAAAGAAATCTGCTATCTGATTACCTTGAGAACAGATTTGGGAGAGATCTCTCTGtcatgtggggctgggggaaaggaaatGTCTAAAAACTttgtgtttttaaacaaaaaattgatGCCAAATCTGCGGAGATTGAGGTGGAAAGATGACATTGAGACATGTTTAGTTTCTCTTCGAAGAATGTATTGAAAGTTATACATGTTTTCACAGCAGTTTTCTAACACTGAGAAATTATAAGGCAAACTCACTGATGTAACTATTAAACTTTGTACAGTGTCTTCAGAATCATATTTCAGTTTTACACAAGAGCCTGTAGGCATATGTAGACTGCTCTTGTTGACTAAATTTCAGGTCACATTATGAAAACAGTAAGTGGTAACATCAATTATTACATaagagagggaagagaggcaCTGTGAGAGGAGGTGATGAACTGATGGTCAAGGAGTGGTGGAGTCAGTTATAAAACCCATGTCTCTGGAGTCAAACTATTTTGTTCACTCCATTGGAATATGGTGGACTATGCAGTGTAAATATGGGTAAATGAAGTATCAGTCCAGCAATAGGATTTTTCTAAGGTTTCCATATGAAACCAATGGAGTGACATTTAATTCCCCATAATTTACAATGATAATCTCAGACACTGTGCCTATAGAAATAAACAAACATGGTCAGGCAGCTGAAGGTGAGATGTGTTCAACCACAGAGATACCAGGAAGTAGTTACATTTCCAATACCAATTAACTTtggcatttttttcaaatttgtacCCCAGCTGCCTTCACTCTCTGGAATCTTGACTCAACTGTTGGGATGGCTACCAGCAGGGAGAAAATGGAATAGAAAATATGACTGTTTTGTAATGGAAGTTAGATTCTCAATTGCATAATTTCTTTTATCTCCCCTAGATGAAGCTGACGACAAATATACACGAGGGGAATCAAACGACcatcacagaattcatcctcctgggatttgGGGATCTCTCTCAACTTCATATTCTTCTCTTCCTGGTGTTCCTAGTGATTTATATTGTGACCATggctgggaacatcctcatcattgtACTAGTTGTGACTGATCAGCACctgcacacccccatgtacttcttcctggggaacttgtcctgcttggagacctgctgCACCTCTACCATACTGCCCAGGGTGCTGGCaagtctcctgactggggacaggTCTATTTCTGTTATGGGCTGCATCACTCAATTTTATTTCTTTGGTTCTCTGGCAGGGACAGAGTGTTTGCTTTTATCTGTGATGTCctatgatcggtatttagcaaTATGCAAACCTCTGCATTATGCAACACGTATGAATGGCAGGTTGTGCCTCCAGCTAGTGGTTGGGTTGTGGATAGGTGGATTTATGTCTGTTTTCATCTTTATATTTATGTTGCCACAATTAACATTCTGTGGCCccaatgaaattgaccatttcttttgtgattttcATCCAATAACAAAACTCTCCTGCACTGACACCCACGTAGTAGAAGTTGCTGGTTTAATATCTTGCGCTATGTTCACATTGCCTCCATTTGTATTGACGGTGGCATCCTATGTTTGTATCATCTCCAACATCATGAGAATCCCTTCCACCACTGGGAGGCAAAAGGctttttccacctgctcctctcacctcattgtggtgacaATTTACTATGGGACATTGATCCTAGTGTATCTGCTATCGGACTCTGATGCACTGAGGGACCTGAACAAAGTGTTCTCTGTCTTCTACGGAGTCCTGACCCCTTTGGTCAACCCCCTTatatacagcctgagaaacaaggagGTAAAGAAAACCTTGAGAAAAGCTCTCCTTAGATCTTTTGTCTTTTTCAGGAATTCATATTTTTAAGCTAATATATATGTGATATTGCattccatatgattttatgaaaatattctaATGTGTGAATATATTGTACCTTGAATATGCTTTGTGCAAAAGGTCTCTTTTAAGATAtaattacaaagtttataatccaCTGAGTGTGCTCATTCTATTTGTATGAAtgcatcattcttgtatctgaaactagaaatatgaaatataacactgagggcctattgtaattatgcaaagtgtgggccattaatggtggtttggaatcttgatgtcCCATCAACTGACAATTGTTTGTAAATGTCTCTGTTTACATGCAaaccttcctgtgagtcaggccaggaaaaATGGAGGCATGGGGTCTGATAGGACATGTGActatgtcacctggtactggaattcATCTTaatcctggtgcttttccatttagaaggaggggtgaggacctagagagacaaaagattcctgccttgtgtcaaagctatataagggagtggaacagaacaaaggagagtccagtcatgagaaatcccctagttactacctgagctggagctaacaagaactgtacaaGGGGAAAGGATTGGTCTGAGACTAGGAAGGAGTTCAGTCTGTGAAAGAGGcatattggaacatctctgagggtggaattttatctgtaatcagtaTCTTAATATATtgggcttagacttgcgtgttttgttttattttgctcggtaacttactttgttcagtctgttattacttggaaccacttaaatcctacattTTATTCTTATTAAactcacttttgcttattaattaatccagagtaagtaattaatacctgggggagcaaacaactgtgcatatctctctgtcagtgttatagagggtggacaatttttgtataagctttatacagagtaaaacagatttatttgggtttgagGTCCCATTGGGATCTGGGTGTATGGATACTAGACACAAGAGCAcatcttaagctgttttcagttaagtctgcagcttttcgGTGCGTGGTTCAGAcactgggtctgtgttggagcagagtggtgtgtctggctcaacaaggcagggttctggaggcccaaactcgCAGGGAAAATAGGCTCTTCCAAGACTGAACATGTCACAATATACATAAGCCAGTCATGGGTTATGATCTTCCACAATCTGACTCATGTaaactaggggttacagtggacgagaagctggatatgaatcaacagtgtgcccttgtggccaagaaggcaaatggcattttgggctgtatcaGAAtgagcattgctagcagatcgatgggtgtgatcattcccctctattcggcattggtgaggcctcatctggagtcctttgtccagttttgggcctcacactacaagaaggatgtggaaaaattgcaaagagtccagtggagggaaacaaaaattattaggtggatagagcacatgacttatgagtagaggctgagggaactgggattgtttagtctgcaaaagaaaagaatgatgggggatttgatagctgctttcaactacttgaaaggcagtaacaaagaggatggagctcggctgttctcagtggtaccagatgatagaataaggagtaatggtctcaagttgcagtgggagaggtttaggttggatattaggaaaacaaaTGTCACTAGgacagtggtgaagcactggaatgggttacctagggaagtggtggaatctccctccttagaggttttttaaatcaggcttgacaaagccctgtttgggatgatttatttggctttgtcctgctttgagcagggggttggactaggtgacctccagagggcccttccaaccctgatacactatgattctatgattctacgtcAGTAGCCCATACATATTTTTGTGTGACTGCTGAACTCATTTCTGTCAGAATCAGAACTTCCTGTATCCAAgtgttagaataatagaatcatagaatatcgggactggaagggacctcaagaggccaaccccctgctcaaagcaggaccaattcccatctaaatcatcccagccagggctctgtcaagcctgaccataaaaacttctaggaaggagattccaccacctccctaggtaacccattccagtgcttcaccaccctactagagaaaaaagtttttctaatatccaacctaaatctcccccactgcaacttgagaccattactccttgttctgccatcaggtaccactgagaacagtctagatccatcctcttcaggtagttgaaagcagctatcaaatcccccctcattcttctcttctgtagactaaacaatttcagttctctcagcctctcctgccAAGtcgtgctccagacccctaatcatttttgttgccctcccctggactTAAAGGAATAATATCTGTACATGTAAATTAGTATCAGGCTGCTATATATGCTTGGTCCAGACTCTAGAGGGAGACAGGATTTCATGTACACCAGTGGGGTATATTTACCCTATGGCACCACATTCACAAAGCTGTCTGATGTCTTATTGATCCACCAAAAGAGGAGAGATGGGAGCCAGCATGGCTGCAGCATGCACAGACATTCCAATTGCCCTCAGCCATGGGACAAGTTTCTATAGCTGAGGGATGTCAAACCTCTGCTATACATCTTTACATGTTAAGTTTCAGGGAGACTGGATTAAGGCATAGAGTCAAATTTCAATCGTCTGTTAGTCCTCGGGCCTCATTGTGACTCATGTAAGTTGCTCAAATATCTTTCCTGGAAGTTTGCCTCAGTAAGAATTCAGTGAGTCCCTCAATGTGTGGCATTGGCTTTTCCAAGGATTTGGGGGTTGCCGTCATGGAGAGCACGTATCGGAGACACTCTTTCCAGGCTGTGGTAGAATGAAAGAAGAGTGATGGATGGATGGCAAAGAGGAGCAATCACTATTATTGAATGTGACAGTGGGAAAGTTCAGGGTGTGCTAGAGAAACAGAAAAGCTCCACCCAGATCCCACCCACAACCCTGTTCTTCCTGATGGCCACAGTGCACAACACACTTTGAATTATTCATGCATTGTGGTAGGAGGATCACACCCCAGGTAGGAGGATCTTGGAGATTAAtcctggggatttgtcctgctttaagcaaggagttggactagatgatctcctgaggtcccttccaaccctgattttctatgattctatgaagaggaAATGAAGATACTCAGCattcaggaggaggaagagagagaggtgaCATTTGCCTTCTCTCTTGCATGCAGAAAGGGTAAGGGACAGCCTGAAATGTTGAAGGAAAGAAGGAATAGGAGAGGTAATGAAGGTCTAACTTCATCAGAGACATGGGAGATATAGGAGGAATGAATGTGCTTCCAAGGGAGAAATGGGGCTGATGGAGGGTCACATATTACCAGGGTTCCCCGGGCTGGCTGACCTTTTACAACATCTGCATTctacataagaacgtaagaacggccatactggatgagaccaaaggtccctctagccagtgtcctgtctctgacagtagccaatgccaggtgctccagcaggaatgaacagaacaggaaatcatcaagtgatacatcccctgtcatccagtcccagcttctggcaaagagaggttaGGGACAGTTctgagcatggttttgcatccctatcaacctggctaatagccattgatggacctatcctccattaatatatctagctcttttttgaaccctgttatagtcttgaccttcacaaaatcctctgacagagttgcacaggttgactatgtATTGTGTGAACAAATACttcctttaattttgttttaaacctgcagtctattaatttcatttggtgatccctagttcttgtgttatgggaagtaCTAAATAAACTTCCAaaagaaattccagaagactggaaaagggcaaatatagtgcccatctataaaaagggaaataaaaacaatccaggaaactacagaccaattagtttaacttctgtgccagggaagataatggagcaagtaattaaggaaatcatctgcaaacacttggaaggtgataaggtgatagggaatagccagcatggatttgtgaagaccaaatcatgtcaaaccaatctgatagctttctttggtAGCATAACAAGTCTTGAGGATAAGGGAGAAGCaatggatgtggtatacctagactttagtaaggcacatgatattcttatcaataaactaggcaaatacaatttagatgaggctactataaggtgggtgcataactgactggataaccgtactcagagagtagttattaatgtttcccaatcctgctggaaaggtaatACAAGTAGGGTTCCCTAGGGGTCTGTGTTGGTACTGGCTCTGttaaatatcttcatcaacgacttagatattggcatagaaagtatgcttattaagtttgcagatgataccaaactgggagggattgcaactgctttgaaggaaagggtcataattcaaaatgatctggacaaattggagaaatggtctgaggtaaacaggatgaagtttaacaaagacaaatgcaaagtgctccacttaggaaggaacaatcagtttcacacatacagaatgggaagagactgtctaggaaggagtactgcagaaagggatctaggagtTATAGTGtaccacaagttaaatatgagtcaacagtgtgatgctgttgcaaaaaaaagcaaacatgattctgggatgcattaacaggtgtgttgtgagcaagacacaagaagtcattcttccgctctactctgcgctggttaggcctcagctggagtatggtgtccagttctgggcaccgaatttcaagaaagatgtggagaaattggagagggtccagagaaagagcaacaagaatgattaaaggtcttgagaacatgacctatgaaggaaggctgaaagaattgggtctgtttagtttggaaaagagaagactgagaggggacatgatagcagttttcaggtatctaaaagggtgtcataagaaggagggagaaaacttgttcatcttagcctctaaggatagaacaagaagcaatgggcttaaactgcagcaagggaggtttaggctggacattaggaaaaatttcctaactgtcagggtggttaaacactggaataaattgcctagggaggttgtggaatctccatctctggagatatttaagagtaggttagataaatgtccatcagggatggtctggacAATATTTGGTTCTgctatgagggcaggggactgaactcgatgacctctagaggtcccttccagtcctagaatctattaatctatttactttctccacactagtcataattttatagacctctatcccacttagtcatctcttttccaagctgaaaagtcccaatttgATTAAGCTCTCCTCATTCTGATGCTCTATTAGCATGTCCTCATCACATAACAGCACCATGGCACCACTCTACATCTCAGTCACTGCAAAGCAGTGCCTTGGCAACCATTTTTGTatcaggactctctgctgctttgtcTCA encodes:
- the LOC120380127 gene encoding olfactory receptor 11A1-like — translated: MGNGAVKVIICVCAGALGRNLYRDIKQQKKKTTTTPLFWYHSPLTYPSFLAVHLSSVQLFLIPEMKLTTNIHEGNQTTITEFILLGFGDLSQLHILLFLVFLVIYIVTMAGNILIIVLVVTDQHLHTPMYFFLGNLSCLETCCTSTILPRVLASLLTGDRSISVMGCITQFYFFGSLAGTECLLLSVMSYDRYLAICKPLHYATRMNGRLCLQLVVGLWIGGFMSVFIFIFMLPQLTFCGPNEIDHFFCDFHPITKLSCTDTHVVEVAGLISCAMFTLPPFVLTVASYVCIISNIMRIPSTTGRQKAFSTCSSHLIVVTIYYGTLILVYLLSDSDALRDLNKVFSVFYGVLTPLVNPLIYSLRNKEVKKTLRKALLRSFVFFRNSYF